In Musa acuminata AAA Group cultivar baxijiao chromosome BXJ3-9, Cavendish_Baxijiao_AAA, whole genome shotgun sequence, a single genomic region encodes these proteins:
- the LOC135648846 gene encoding probable xyloglucan endotransglucosylase/hydrolase protein 32, translating into MAMFMGKSHEPSANKVNMVEEVLIIVGGATVALLQQQQQRLTKLILLLHQNLPLAVVVCNYWSLSTPQTGTGPGTVEEREQNGVKGQCEGSRKSDKNDWPRAKIAQKWEDFPASLQAIAVLQPSPGYYPSYRFRPLRGFYRGFNNLWGPEHQTVSGDQSSVTIWLDRNSGSGFKSIRPFRNGYFGTSIKLQPGYTAGVITAFYLSNNQAHPGFHDEVDIEFLGTTPGKPYTLQTNVYVRGSGDGRIIGREVKFHLWFDPTAGFHNYAILWNPNEIIFFVDDIPIRRYPRKNAGATFPLRPMWLYGSIWDASSWATEDGKYKADYRYQPFVARFTRFVVRGCTAFAPLLCQPVPSSWHGDGLSRRQYAAMQWAQRYYLVYNYCKDPKRDHSLTPECWS; encoded by the exons ATGGCGATGTTCATGGGCAAGTCACATGAGCCCTCGGCCAACAAGGTCAACATGGTGGAAGAGGTGCTCATCATTGTGGGAGGAGCAACAGTGGCACTgctgcagcaacaacaacaaaggcTCACCAAGCTGATACTGCTGCTTCACCAAAATCTACCACTAGCTGTGGTGGTGTGCAATTACTGGAGCTTATCTACTCCTCAAACAGGCACTGGCCCGGGAACAGTAGAAGAGCGAGAACAAAATGGGGTGAAGGGGCAATGTGAGGGGTCAAGGAAGTCAGATAAAAATGATTGGCCACGAGCCAAGATAGCACAAAAATGGGAGGACTTCCCCGCAAGCTTACAAGCCATTGCTGTGCTACAG CCTTCTCCTGGTTACTACCCGAGCTACAGGTTCAGGCCTCTGCGAGGCTTCTACCGGGGGTTCAACAATCTTTGGGGTCCCGAGCACCAAACGGTCTCGGGAGACCAGTCTTCGGTCACGATTTGGCTCGACAGGAACTCAG GAAGTGGATTCAAATCTATTCGCCCATTTCGTAATGGGTATTTTGGCACATCAATCAAGCTTCAACCTGGCTACACTGCAGGAGTGATCACAGCTTTTTAT CTTTCGAACAACCAAGCGCATCCTGGATTCCACGATGAGGTGGACATCGAGTTCCTGGGAACTACGCCCGGGAAGCCATACACACTGCAGACAAATGTGTACGTGAGAGGAAGCGGCGACGGCAGGATCATCGGCAGGGAGGTGAAGTTCCACCTCTGGTTTGATCCTACTGCTGGGTTTCACAACTACGCCATCCTGTGGAACCCAAACGAGATCAT CTTCTTCGTCGACGACATACCGATACGGCGGTACCCGAGGAAGAACGCCGGCGCGACGTTCCCGCTGCGGCCGATGTGGCTGTACGGGTCGATCTGGGACGCGTCGTCGTGGGCCACCGAGGACGGCAAGTACAAGGCGGACTACCGGTACCAGCCGTTCGTGGCGCGGTTCACCCGGTTCGTCGTCCGCGGGTGCACGGCGTTCGCGCCGCTGCTTTGTCAACCGGTGCCCTCCTCGTGGCACGGCGACGGGCTCAGCCGCCGCCAGTACGCGGCCATGCAGTGGGCGCAGCGGTACTACCTTGTCTACAACTACTGCAAGGATCCCAAGCGGGACCATTCGCTGACGCCCGAGTGCTGGAGCTGA
- the LOC103998521 gene encoding uncharacterized protein LOC103998521, producing MVCLACLLPLFLIPVVNALPLLFDVIVGKIYHLFGWEYRKPERVPPACPYKPASKKNGDLNETENQVEPPKSAAESSDKKD from the exons ATG GTGTGCTTGGCGTGCTTGTTGCCCCTCTTCTTGATTCCGGTGGTCAATGCTTTGCCTTTGCTCTTCGACGTCATTGTC GGTAAAATTTATCATCTTTTTGGATGGGAATACAGAAAGCCTGAAAGGGTGCCACCTGCTTGTCCTTACAAGCCTGCATCCAAGAAAAATGGA GATCTAAATGAGACAGAGAATCAAGTGGAACCACCAAAGTCTgccgcagaatcaagtgacaaaAAAGACTAA